In Mariluticola halotolerans, one DNA window encodes the following:
- a CDS encoding outer membrane protein assembly factor BamD, with the protein MIFEARAGLVGRAARMFVVGAMIVTLSACSGFNLFGPKKIVEEEVIPPEILYQKALDNMDRQYFSTALEDLKKLERQHPYSEYAEKSKLMTVYANFRTGKYPAAILAADRYLALYPSSPEVPYVLYLKGTSYYGQIKDITRDQQLAQDAIDTLQLLISTYPNSKYVDDARESMRVAYDQLAGKEMSVGRYYQGNGQYGAAINRFRIVTEKYQTSTHIEEALFRLAESYLTLGLVNEARTAAAVLGHNYPSSTWYERAYKLLQEQGLNPEVVDAKLFSQMKSG; encoded by the coding sequence GTGATTTTTGAGGCAAGAGCGGGATTGGTCGGACGTGCGGCACGCATGTTTGTCGTCGGTGCGATGATTGTAACGCTGAGCGCGTGTTCAGGGTTCAATCTGTTTGGCCCCAAGAAAATTGTTGAAGAAGAGGTGATTCCGCCCGAGATCCTTTATCAAAAGGCGCTCGACAATATGGATCGCCAGTATTTCTCGACCGCGCTTGAAGACCTCAAGAAGCTGGAACGGCAGCATCCTTATTCGGAATATGCCGAAAAATCCAAGCTGATGACAGTTTATGCCAATTTCCGTACCGGCAAGTATCCGGCGGCGATTCTGGCGGCTGACCGCTATCTGGCGCTGTATCCGTCTTCGCCGGAAGTGCCCTATGTGCTTTATCTCAAGGGCACGTCTTATTACGGGCAGATCAAGGATATTACCCGCGACCAGCAATTGGCGCAGGATGCGATTGATACGCTGCAATTGCTGATCTCGACCTATCCGAATTCGAAATATGTTGATGATGCGCGCGAAAGCATGCGGGTTGCCTATGACCAGCTGGCGGGCAAGGAAATGTCGGTTGGCCGGTATTATCAGGGCAATGGGCAATACGGCGCGGCGATCAACCGGTTCCGGATTGTCACCGAGAAGTACCAGACCTCGACGCATATCGAAGAGGCCTTGTTCCGGCTGGCCGAATCTTATCTGACTCTTGGACTTGTCAATGAGGCGCGTACGGCTGCTGCTGTGTTGGGGCACAATTACCCCTCTAGCACTTGGTACGAAAGAGCCTATAAACTATTGCAGGAACAAGGGCTCAACCCGGAAGTCGTCGACGCGAAATTGTTCAGTCAGATGAAATCCGGTTAA
- the recN gene encoding DNA repair protein RecN: protein MLSALSVKNIVLIDQLDLTLDRGLTVLTGETGAGKSILLDSLTLALGGRGDQSLVRTGMESGQVVAILHLPEAHPARQLLRDNDIGDDDELFLRRIQFADGRTRAFINDQPVSASLLKTVGTLVVEIHGQHDDRALVDGATHRALLDVYGGNEKGAAGVAAAFEVLETADAAVAKQRARIERAQEEEDYARHIVEELSALGAVDGEENELAERRQRLMQLEKAADEVRDADEIMNGSSAPGPAMAALMRRLTRKADAEGGLFTPVVEALDAALLALDRTSEALETLKREMAFDPAELEQTEERLFALRAAARKHQVTCDQLPEVLARYMADLQDLQSGEDNLKALEDAAAKARDAYIAAAEKLSAARTKAARELEKAVGAELPDLKLGSAKFIVDQQADVSRVSAHGFDQIAFHVQTNPGTSPGPMMKVASGGELSRFLLALKVVLADRGSAPVLIFDEIDTGVGGAVADAIGRRLARLAGKVQVLSVTHAPQVAARADSHLLIEKQAVDEGAFVRTHVRPLDGEARNEEVARMLAGAKVTDEARAAATRLLSELH from the coding sequence ATGCTGAGTGCTTTATCGGTCAAAAACATTGTCCTGATCGATCAGCTTGATCTGACGCTTGATCGCGGACTGACGGTGCTTACCGGCGAAACAGGCGCCGGTAAATCCATTCTTCTTGATTCACTGACCCTGGCTTTGGGCGGGCGCGGCGACCAGTCTCTGGTGCGCACCGGCATGGAGAGCGGGCAAGTGGTGGCTATCCTGCATCTGCCGGAAGCGCATCCGGCGCGGCAATTGCTGCGCGACAATGATATCGGCGATGATGACGAGCTGTTTTTGCGGCGTATCCAGTTTGCCGATGGGCGCACGCGGGCATTTATCAATGATCAGCCGGTTTCGGCCAGCCTCTTGAAGACTGTCGGGACGCTGGTGGTGGAAATTCATGGCCAGCATGATGACCGGGCGCTGGTGGATGGTGCGACACACAGGGCCTTGCTGGATGTTTATGGTGGCAATGAAAAGGGTGCAGCCGGCGTAGCTGCGGCTTTTGAGGTGCTGGAGACGGCAGACGCGGCGGTTGCCAAGCAACGGGCGCGGATTGAACGGGCGCAGGAAGAAGAAGACTATGCCCGCCATATCGTTGAAGAGCTGAGCGCGCTTGGCGCGGTTGATGGCGAGGAAAATGAACTCGCAGAACGGCGGCAGCGGCTAATGCAGCTCGAAAAGGCTGCGGATGAAGTGCGCGATGCCGACGAGATCATGAATGGCTCGTCTGCGCCTGGCCCGGCCATGGCGGCCCTGATGCGCCGGTTGACGCGTAAGGCGGACGCTGAGGGTGGGTTGTTCACCCCGGTGGTGGAAGCGCTGGATGCGGCGTTACTGGCGCTGGACCGGACTTCTGAAGCGCTGGAAACGCTGAAGCGCGAAATGGCGTTTGACCCTGCTGAACTTGAGCAGACGGAGGAACGGCTGTTTGCGTTGCGGGCGGCTGCGCGCAAGCATCAGGTGACTTGCGATCAATTGCCGGAAGTTCTGGCGCGCTATATGGCGGACCTGCAGGATTTGCAGAGTGGCGAGGACAATCTCAAGGCACTGGAAGACGCAGCTGCGAAAGCACGTGATGCCTATATTGCGGCAGCGGAAAAGCTGAGCGCGGCCCGGACCAAGGCGGCGCGGGAGCTGGAAAAGGCCGTGGGTGCTGAATTGCCGGATCTCAAGCTTGGGTCGGCGAAATTCATTGTCGATCAGCAGGCGGATGTGAGCCGCGTTTCAGCCCATGGCTTCGACCAGATTGCCTTTCACGTGCAGACCAATCCGGGTACCAGCCCGGGACCGATGATGAAAGTCGCTTCGGGCGGCGAGTTGTCGCGCTTTCTTTTGGCGCTGAAAGTGGTGCTGGCGGACCGGGGCTCCGCACCGGTGCTGATATTTGACGAAATTGATACCGGGGTCGGCGGCGCGGTGGCGGATGCCATCGGGCGGCGTCTGGCGCGACTTGCAGGCAAGGTGCAGGTGCTTTCGGTCACCCATGCGCCACAGGTGGCGGCACGGGCAGACAGCCATTTGCTGATTGAGAAACAGGCCGTGGACGAGGGGGCGTTTGTGCGCACCCATGTGCGGCCGCTGGATGGTGAGGCGCGCAATGAGGAAGTGGCGCGCATGCTGGCCGGTGCGAAAGTGACGGATGAGGCCCGGGCCGCGGCGACGCGCCTGCTTTCGGAATTGCACTGA
- the ligA gene encoding NAD-dependent DNA ligase LigA: MDDGVENLGVEAAKAELDRLHEALSAADIAYHQQDMPEITDAEYDAMKQRYLAIEVAFPQLKRADSLGEKVGAAPAEGFAKVTHAIPMLSLGNAFSDEDVEEFVQRGRKFFGREKDLQLDFTAEPKIDGLSASLRYENGVFVQGATRGDGAVGEDITANLETIADIPHKLKGSGWPEVIEIRGEVYMTHAQFQALNERSAATGGQIYVNPRNTAAGSLRQLDSSVTAQRNLKFFAYAWGFTSAPFAETQFEAVNKLADWGFAINPLMIRTASVADMLKHYHEIEVQRATLGYDIDGVVYKLDRLDLQQRWGFVARAPRWAIAHKFPAEQATTILEAIDIQVGRTGALTPVARLKPVTVGGVVVENATLHNEDEINRKDVRVGDTVVVQRAGDVIPQIVSVVDDEAHQAREKYVFPTICPACGSPAEREVNAKTGKLDVIRRCTGELVCPAQAVEQLKHFVSRNALDIDGLGDKQVTAFYEEGRILHAADIFTLAERDAKSLKRLKDQDGWGETSVKKLFAAIDARREPELDRFIFALGIRHVGETTAALFAKTYGTFEAFRAAAIAAAAHEGDAYESFLSVDGIGETVAQSVISFFGNERNQLALDALAAEVTPKEYVVRVSANSEVAGKTVVFTGSLEKMSRSEAKAMAERLGGKVSGSVSAKTDIVVAGPGAGSKLKKAEELGLEVLDEDGWLELVARS; encoded by the coding sequence ATGGACGATGGAGTCGAAAATCTCGGGGTCGAGGCAGCAAAGGCTGAGCTGGACCGGTTGCATGAGGCGCTGAGCGCGGCGGATATCGCCTATCATCAGCAAGACATGCCTGAAATCACCGACGCTGAATATGACGCGATGAAGCAGCGTTATCTGGCGATTGAGGTGGCTTTTCCGCAATTGAAGCGCGCGGACAGTCTTGGTGAAAAGGTGGGGGCGGCACCGGCAGAAGGCTTTGCCAAAGTCACTCATGCCATCCCCATGCTCAGCCTTGGCAATGCGTTCTCGGATGAGGACGTTGAGGAATTCGTGCAGCGCGGGCGCAAATTTTTTGGGCGCGAGAAGGATTTGCAGCTCGATTTTACCGCCGAGCCGAAGATTGACGGGCTTTCCGCCTCGCTGCGGTATGAGAATGGCGTGTTTGTGCAAGGGGCGACGCGCGGCGATGGCGCGGTGGGTGAGGATATTACCGCCAATCTCGAGACCATTGCCGATATACCCCATAAACTAAAGGGTAGTGGCTGGCCGGAGGTTATTGAAATTCGTGGCGAGGTCTATATGACCCACGCGCAATTTCAGGCGTTGAATGAACGTTCGGCGGCAACAGGCGGACAGATTTATGTTAATCCGCGCAATACCGCTGCGGGGTCGTTGCGCCAGCTGGATTCCTCTGTAACAGCGCAGCGGAACCTCAAGTTCTTTGCTTATGCCTGGGGCTTTACCTCTGCGCCGTTTGCCGAGACGCAGTTTGAGGCGGTCAACAAGCTGGCTGACTGGGGTTTTGCCATCAATCCGCTGATGATCCGCACGGCCAGTGTTGCGGACATGCTGAAGCATTATCACGAGATCGAGGTGCAGCGGGCGACGCTTGGCTATGATATCGACGGGGTTGTCTACAAGCTTGACCGGCTGGATTTGCAGCAGCGCTGGGGCTTTGTGGCGCGGGCGCCGCGCTGGGCGATTGCACACAAGTTTCCCGCCGAGCAGGCAACGACCATTCTTGAAGCCATCGATATTCAGGTGGGGCGCACTGGCGCGCTGACGCCGGTGGCGCGGCTGAAACCTGTGACGGTGGGTGGCGTGGTGGTGGAAAACGCGACGCTGCACAATGAAGACGAGATCAACCGCAAGGATGTGCGGGTGGGCGACACCGTGGTGGTGCAGCGGGCCGGGGATGTGATCCCGCAGATTGTTTCCGTCGTGGATGATGAGGCGCATCAGGCGCGGGAAAAATATGTGTTTCCAACGATTTGTCCGGCCTGCGGGTCACCGGCGGAGCGGGAGGTCAACGCCAAAACCGGCAAGCTGGATGTGATCCGGCGGTGTACCGGCGAACTGGTTTGTCCGGCGCAGGCGGTGGAGCAGCTCAAGCATTTCGTCTCGCGTAATGCGCTGGATATCGACGGGTTGGGCGACAAGCAGGTGACGGCGTTTTATGAAGAGGGCCGGATATTGCATGCGGCGGATATCTTTACGCTGGCCGAGCGGGATGCCAAGTCGCTGAAACGATTGAAAGATCAGGATGGCTGGGGCGAGACCTCGGTCAAAAAGCTGTTCGCGGCGATTGATGCGCGGCGGGAGCCTGAGCTTGACCGGTTCATTTTTGCGCTCGGAATTCGCCATGTGGGCGAGACGACGGCGGCGCTGTTTGCCAAGACCTATGGCACGTTTGAGGCGTTCCGGGCGGCCGCGATTGCCGCTGCTGCCCATGAGGGCGATGCCTATGAGAGCTTTTTGTCGGTTGATGGTATCGGTGAGACGGTGGCGCAGTCGGTTATCAGCTTTTTTGGGAATGAGCGCAATCAGTTGGCGCTGGACGCGCTCGCCGCGGAAGTGACGCCGAAAGAATATGTCGTCAGGGTTTCGGCGAACAGTGAAGTGGCTGGAAAGACTGTGGTTTTTACCGGTTCGCTGGAGAAAATGTCCCGTTCTGAAGCCAAGGCTATGGCGGAGCGGCTGGGGGGCAAGGTGTCGGGATCGGTGTCGGCCAAGACCGATATTGTGGTGGCCGGGCCGGGGGCTGGATCCAAGCTGAAAAAGGCGGAAGAGCTGGGCCTTGAAGTGCTGGACGAGGATGGCTGGCTGGAACTGGTGGCGCGTAGCTGA
- a CDS encoding DUF3828 domain-containing protein has translation MKQIKFVVGLFFLVVTTGGAFAAPTFEKPEALLDYAYKPYSTEDFPDDPFELFSSGLHALVEADAARTPVGEMGTIDFDPFINAQDYAGIAMRIDHIQTEGDQALVDVSVENFGQRQALVFSLVNEAGSWRIDDIESRTPEFAWRLSTLLTEN, from the coding sequence ATGAAACAAATCAAATTTGTTGTGGGGCTGTTTTTTCTGGTGGTGACGACCGGCGGGGCGTTTGCTGCGCCTACGTTCGAGAAGCCGGAGGCGCTACTCGATTATGCCTACAAGCCTTATTCTACTGAGGATTTTCCCGATGATCCGTTTGAATTATTCTCAAGCGGGCTGCATGCGCTGGTAGAGGCGGATGCGGCGCGGACGCCTGTGGGCGAGATGGGGACGATTGATTTTGACCCGTTTATCAATGCCCAGGATTATGCCGGAATTGCCATGCGGATCGACCATATCCAGACCGAAGGTGACCAGGCGCTTGTTGATGTGTCGGTGGAGAATTTTGGCCAGCGGCAGGCGCTGGTTTTCAGTCTGGTGAATGAGGCGGGCAGCTGGCGGATAGACGATATCGAGTCGCGGACGCCGGAATTTGCCTGGCGGTTATCGACGCTTTTGACGGAGAACTGA
- a CDS encoding aminopeptidase P family protein, which translates to MPSQIAPAPRFQSFTERADPAKVAPRLKALRAALQQAGMDAFLVPRDDAHRGETVPPGEERLAWLTGFTGSAGMAIAGLHKAALCVDSRYTLQAPAQTDTGLFDIVEVPPASAAGWIRDNLAKGAKIAFDPWLHTPGEIASLTEKLEGHASLHPGDNFIDSVWTDRPAPPPGEIEFLGANRAGKTASEKLADLQQTLVAAKADAVVLTLPESICWLFNMRGHDVPNTPVVLGFAIVPAIGEPKLFLSPDKLTPDANNALEAIADLFPKDGFTDALKTLADKNRNIWIDPATAPAAVADLLTKAGAELIKKPDPVLAPKAIKNDAELSGMREAHHRDGVALAKFLAWFDAEAPAGKLSEIDIVARLEAFRREDETLVDISFDTISGAGAHGAIVHYRVTENTNRTLKPGELMLVDSGGQYLSGTTDITRTLFTGSATAEQKDRYTRVLKGMIAISMARFPKGTSGAQIDILARQFLWQAGVTYNHGTGHGVGAYLGVHEGPIGISPRYASPLEAGHIVSNEPGYYKAGAFGIRIENLVHVIKSEIAEGYLEFETLTLAPIDTRLIEADLMTDAEIDWLNAYHARVFNEIGSRVTGDVKAWLEQATAPL; encoded by the coding sequence ATGCCCAGCCAGATAGCCCCCGCCCCCCGCTTCCAGTCCTTCACCGAGCGGGCCGACCCCGCCAAAGTCGCCCCAAGGCTCAAGGCTTTGCGCGCGGCATTGCAACAGGCAGGCATGGACGCGTTCCTTGTGCCCCGGGACGATGCCCATCGCGGCGAAACGGTCCCGCCGGGCGAAGAGCGGCTGGCCTGGCTCACAGGTTTCACAGGCTCCGCCGGCATGGCCATTGCGGGTCTGCACAAAGCCGCGCTCTGCGTCGATAGCCGCTATACCCTGCAAGCTCCCGCCCAGACCGACACCGGCCTGTTCGACATCGTCGAAGTCCCCCCCGCCTCGGCGGCAGGCTGGATTCGCGACAATCTTGCCAAAGGCGCCAAAATCGCCTTCGATCCATGGCTGCACACACCCGGCGAAATCGCCAGTCTCACCGAAAAGCTGGAAGGCCACGCCAGCCTGCACCCGGGCGACAATTTCATCGATAGCGTCTGGACAGACCGTCCCGCACCCCCGCCGGGCGAAATCGAATTTCTCGGTGCCAACCGCGCCGGCAAAACCGCCAGCGAAAAGCTGGCCGATTTGCAGCAAACCCTCGTCGCCGCCAAGGCAGATGCGGTGGTCCTCACCCTGCCAGAGAGCATTTGCTGGCTGTTCAACATGCGCGGCCATGATGTGCCCAACACGCCCGTCGTGCTCGGCTTCGCCATCGTCCCCGCCATCGGCGAACCAAAACTCTTCCTCAGCCCGGACAAGCTGACACCCGACGCCAACAACGCCCTCGAAGCCATTGCCGACCTCTTCCCGAAAGATGGCTTCACCGACGCACTGAAAACCCTCGCTGACAAGAACAGGAACATCTGGATCGATCCCGCCACCGCCCCGGCGGCCGTCGCCGACCTGCTCACAAAGGCCGGGGCCGAGCTGATCAAAAAGCCGGATCCGGTCCTCGCGCCCAAAGCCATCAAAAACGACGCCGAATTGTCCGGCATGCGCGAAGCCCATCATAGAGATGGCGTCGCACTGGCCAAATTCCTCGCCTGGTTCGATGCGGAAGCCCCGGCCGGCAAACTCAGCGAAATCGACATCGTTGCAAGGCTCGAAGCTTTCCGGCGCGAAGACGAGACCCTTGTGGATATCAGCTTTGACACAATTTCAGGCGCAGGCGCCCATGGTGCCATTGTCCACTACCGGGTTACAGAAAACACCAACCGCACCCTCAAGCCCGGCGAGCTGATGCTGGTCGATAGCGGCGGCCAATATCTCTCCGGCACCACCGACATCACCCGCACCCTGTTCACCGGCAGCGCCACCGCCGAGCAAAAAGACCGCTACACCCGTGTCCTCAAGGGCATGATCGCCATTTCCATGGCCCGCTTCCCCAAAGGCACCAGCGGCGCACAAATCGATATCCTCGCCCGCCAGTTCCTCTGGCAGGCTGGCGTCACCTACAATCACGGCACCGGCCACGGCGTCGGCGCCTATCTTGGTGTGCATGAAGGGCCGATCGGCATTTCCCCGCGCTATGCGTCACCGCTCGAGGCCGGCCACATCGTCTCCAACGAACCGGGCTATTACAAAGCCGGTGCCTTTGGCATCCGCATCGAAAATCTGGTCCACGTCATCAAAAGCGAAATCGCCGAGGGCTATCTCGAGTTCGAAACCCTCACCCTCGCCCCCATCGATACCCGCCTCATCGAGGCAGACCTGATGACCGACGCAGAAATCGACTGGCTCAACGCCTATCACGCCCGCGTCTTCAACGAGATCGGGTCCCGGGTAACCGGCGATGTAAAGGCATGGCTGGAACAGGCAACAGCACCCCTTTGA
- a CDS encoding 50S ribosomal protein L11 methyltransferase, with the protein MSQSQISVPLTKEQAYALVDAVMERDDLALTASAHEDENEEWVFEATCTDEPDIEAFNALARTVLGGKVSFAVEKIDPDFDWVSKSLEGLKPVAAGGFYVFGSHDKDTVPPGVTPLHIDAAQAFGTGHHETTTGCLIAIDRILKRKKPRYLIDVGTGTGVLAIALAKRLRRPVIASDIDPVSVHITKENAQLNGVANDIIAVEATGLENRLISDNSPYDLIVANILAGPLAQLAPAIGRAAMPGATIILSGILTHQAARVIAAYGQQGMILKERITRKEWATLILEKP; encoded by the coding sequence ATGTCCCAATCGCAAATTTCCGTCCCCCTGACCAAGGAACAGGCCTATGCGCTCGTCGATGCGGTCATGGAGCGCGACGATCTGGCGCTCACCGCATCAGCGCATGAGGATGAAAATGAGGAATGGGTATTCGAGGCCACCTGCACGGATGAGCCGGACATAGAGGCGTTCAACGCCCTGGCCAGAACAGTGCTGGGCGGCAAGGTCAGCTTCGCTGTCGAAAAGATCGACCCGGATTTCGACTGGGTCTCCAAATCGCTCGAAGGGCTGAAGCCGGTCGCCGCAGGCGGGTTTTATGTGTTCGGCAGCCACGACAAGGATACGGTGCCCCCGGGCGTCACACCCCTGCACATTGATGCAGCCCAGGCCTTTGGCACCGGCCATCATGAAACAACCACCGGTTGCCTCATCGCGATAGATCGCATTCTGAAACGGAAAAAGCCGCGCTACCTGATCGATGTGGGCACAGGCACAGGTGTTCTGGCCATAGCGCTCGCCAAGCGGCTGCGGCGGCCGGTCATCGCCAGCGATATTGATCCGGTCTCGGTGCACATCACAAAAGAAAACGCACAGCTGAACGGTGTCGCCAACGATATTATAGCAGTGGAAGCAACGGGTCTGGAAAACCGGCTGATCAGCGACAATAGCCCTTACGACCTGATTGTCGCCAACATACTGGCGGGCCCGCTGGCCCAGCTCGCACCGGCAATAGGCCGGGCGGCAATGCCCGGCGCAACCATCATTCTGTCAGGAATTCTAACCCATCAGGCGGCGCGTGTAATCGCCGCCTACGGTCAGCAAGGCATGATCCTGAAGGAGCGGATAACCCGGAAGGAATGGGCAACCCTGATCCTTGAAAAGCCTTAG
- a CDS encoding DUF5680 domain-containing protein, whose product MRDIDLEHFIVAAKAASYVGDGQKAMASRPGSHDLTFADGIWLYRDSYLGGRNFLGQEVVWQRGVPVWAMNYYGYIINPALIDAARAGETIKAALAALYAEGRFLGGFEWRGPHGIYRDRSEGAFEHFQGREAIEVDGAEAYALEYHGGLVVS is encoded by the coding sequence ATGCGTGATATTGATTTGGAGCATTTTATTGTTGCGGCCAAAGCTGCCAGCTATGTCGGTGATGGCCAGAAGGCGATGGCGAGCCGCCCCGGTTCGCACGACCTGACTTTTGCTGACGGGATATGGCTTTATCGCGACAGCTATCTGGGTGGCCGTAATTTTCTGGGCCAGGAAGTGGTGTGGCAGCGCGGGGTGCCGGTGTGGGCGATGAATTATTATGGCTACATCATCAACCCCGCGCTGATTGACGCGGCACGGGCCGGCGAGACGATCAAGGCGGCGTTGGCTGCGCTTTATGCCGAGGGGCGGTTTCTGGGTGGTTTTGAATGGCGTGGGCCGCACGGGATCTATCGGGACCGCTCGGAAGGTGCGTTTGAGCATTTTCAGGGGCGTGAGGCGATTGAGGTCGACGGGGCTGAGGCCTATGCGCTCGAATATCATGGTGGACTTGTGGTGAGCTGA
- a CDS encoding DUF1624 domain-containing protein: protein MRQTEDEQAGRQRPRYALVDVVRGIAIIGVVFYHLAWDLRFFNIITTAVDVAPGWFFFARTLLATFLFLTGVSLVLAHGVGIRWRPFWKRFAILAAAALLVSLGTYIFAPDAFVYFGVLHAIALFSLMGLVFLRAPLWLVGGLAIVMFAAYFSFQSPVFNSRALSWIGFWTVPPLTEDLVPVFPGFGFTLLGILLTRLALLSGFAARIAAVSANGRLLGALKQAGRWSLIIYLVHQPILLGILTPLAPYLAREDPAERATEFFGACFSSCLETEGNATQCRAYCNCALEQVEAGDLWGALNAQGVSQNPEIGAVINLCRAMSFELDKPLELLE from the coding sequence ATGCGGCAAACAGAAGACGAGCAGGCGGGGCGGCAACGGCCACGCTATGCATTGGTGGATGTGGTGCGCGGCATCGCCATTATCGGCGTGGTGTTCTACCATCTTGCCTGGGATTTGCGCTTTTTCAACATTATCACCACGGCTGTGGATGTGGCGCCGGGGTGGTTTTTCTTTGCGCGGACGCTGCTGGCGACATTCCTGTTTCTGACCGGGGTGAGCCTGGTGCTGGCGCATGGAGTCGGCATCCGCTGGCGGCCGTTCTGGAAACGGTTTGCCATTCTGGCGGCGGCGGCGCTGCTGGTGAGCCTTGGTACCTATATTTTTGCGCCCGATGCATTTGTCTATTTCGGCGTGTTGCACGCCATAGCGCTGTTCAGCCTGATGGGGCTGGTGTTTTTGCGCGCGCCATTGTGGCTGGTTGGCGGGCTGGCGATTGTGATGTTTGCCGCCTATTTCAGCTTTCAGTCGCCGGTGTTCAACAGCCGGGCCTTGTCGTGGATCGGTTTTTGGACCGTGCCGCCGCTGACCGAGGATCTGGTGCCGGTTTTCCCCGGTTTCGGGTTTACGCTATTGGGGATTTTGCTGACACGGCTGGCCTTGTTGAGCGGGTTTGCGGCGCGCATTGCGGCGGTATCTGCCAATGGGCGCTTATTGGGGGCACTCAAACAGGCCGGGCGCTGGAGCCTGATCATTTATCTGGTGCACCAGCCAATCCTTTTGGGCATTCTGACGCCATTGGCGCCTTATCTGGCGCGGGAGGACCCGGCAGAGCGGGCGACGGAATTTTTTGGCGCGTGTTTTTCCTCCTGTCTGGAAACCGAGGGCAATGCCACCCAGTGCCGGGCCTATTGCAATTGTGCGCTGGAGCAGGTGGAGGCCGGCGATTTGTGGGGGGCGCTGAACGCGCAGGGCGTGTCGCAAAATCCCGAAATCGGGGCGGTGATCAATCTGTGCCGGGCGATGTCGTTTGAGCTGGATAAGCCGCTCGAGCTTTTGGAGTGA
- a CDS encoding putative quinol monooxygenase, with protein MYGLIGRMLAVPGQRDALAQLMTEGMGTMPGCRVYVVALDAANADAIWISEVWDNAEAHKASLELPAVQALIGQARPLIAGMDKRVETVPLGGVGL; from the coding sequence ATGTACGGTTTGATCGGACGTATGCTGGCGGTGCCGGGGCAGCGCGATGCGCTGGCGCAATTGATGACTGAAGGCATGGGCACGATGCCGGGCTGCCGCGTTTATGTGGTGGCGCTGGATGCGGCCAATGCCGATGCCATCTGGATCAGTGAAGTGTGGGACAATGCCGAGGCGCACAAGGCCTCGCTGGAATTACCGGCTGTGCAGGCGCTGATCGGGCAGGCGCGACCGCTGATCGCGGGGATGGACAAAAGGGTGGAAACCGTGCCGCTGGGGGGCGTCGGGCTTTAA
- a CDS encoding c-type cytochrome: MKPLLSACALIAALAPAHADEAQVALGLHMVTIYCTDCHAIGKTGDSPFPPAPPFRDLHARYDVELLSEALVEGIVTAHPEMPEFEFDPDQAEAIIQYLKTLEPAAD; the protein is encoded by the coding sequence ATGAAACCATTGCTCAGCGCCTGCGCCCTCATCGCCGCTCTCGCCCCCGCCCATGCCGATGAGGCGCAGGTGGCCCTCGGGCTGCATATGGTCACCATTTATTGCACCGATTGCCACGCCATCGGCAAAACCGGCGACAGCCCTTTTCCCCCGGCCCCGCCATTTCGCGATCTGCATGCCCGTTACGATGTCGAATTGCTCAGCGAGGCCCTGGTCGAGGGTATTGTCACCGCCCATCCCGAAATGCCCGAATTCGAGTTCGATCCCGATCAGGCCGAAGCCATTATTCAATATCTCAAAACCCTGGAACCGGCAGCGGATTAA